A region of Rhodamnia argentea isolate NSW1041297 chromosome 9, ASM2092103v1, whole genome shotgun sequence DNA encodes the following proteins:
- the LOC115739775 gene encoding sulfite exporter TauE/SafE family protein 5-like produces the protein MSNRFLLSALIFFFFFFFTILSLSYASETGPVSRIPESRELSVQTHQWRHTQMTKSQETRIKFMSFSPPMVQAAVLCFVAAAISSAGGIGGGGLYIPILAIIAGLELKTASSFSAFMVTGGSVANVICNLIIKNPKFGDKCLIDYDIALLSEPCMLLGVSIGVICNVVFPEWLITVLFAVFLAWSTFKTCKNGVLYWKLESEEGREIVHLENGSGRDGGFGGSEEAKIAKEPLLRVEPKCQEKLPWMKLGVLILVWFSFFFVYVLRGNRYGQSIVPIEPCGTGYWILSSIQIPLAVAFTSWILLRKESVCHRVSSQQDIDDPNREGPANRIIFPIMALLAGLLGGIFGIGGGMLISPLLLQVGIGPEVTAATCSFMVFFSSTMSALQYILLGMEHTETALIFSFICFVASLVGIIVVQRAIREYGRASLIVFSVSIVMGLSTVLITGFGAVEVWNDYVSGKYMGFKPPC, from the exons ATGAGCAATCGATTCCTACTCTCAgctctcatcttcttcttcttcttcttcttcacaatccTAAGCCTTTCATATGCTAGTGAAACAGGACCCGTCTCAAGAATCCCAGAAAGTCGTGAACTTTCCGTCCAAACTCATCAATGGAGGCACACCCAGATGACGAAATCTCAGGAGACCCGTATCAAGTTCATGTCTTTTTCACCTCCAATGGTGCAAGCGGCTGTCTTGTGCTTCGTCGCAGCTGCTATTTCGAGCGCGGGTGGGATTGGCGGAGGTGGGCTTTACATACCAATTCTAGCTATAATTGCAGGCCTTGAGCTCAAGACAGCCTCGAGCTTCTCAGCTTTCATGGTTACCGGGGGTTCAGTGGCGAATGTCATCTGCAACTTGATCATCAAGAACCCCAAGTTTGGCGACAAGTGCTTGATCGACTATGACATTGCACTCCTCTCCGAGCCATGCATGTTGTTGGGAGTGAGTATTGGGGTCATATGCAATGTTGTCTTCCCTGAGTGGCTCATCACTGTTCTATTTGCAGTCTTTCTTGCTTGGTCCACCTTCAAGACCTGCAAAAATGGGGTCTTGTATTGGAAATTGGAGTCAGAGGAAGGGAGAGAGATAGTGCACTTGGAAAATGGGTCGGGGCGAGATGGGGGTTTTGGTGGGTCAGAGGAAGCCAAAATTGCAAAAGAGCCTCTTTTGCGTGTTGAACCAAAATGTCAAGAGAAGTTGCCATGGATGAAATTGGGGGTCTTGATTCTGGTCTGGTTTTCGTTCTTCTTCGTGTATGTTCTTCGTGGAAATCGATATGGACAG AGTATCGTCCCAATTGAGCCCTGTGGTACAGGATATTGGATACTCTCATCCATTCAGATTCCACTAGCTGTGGCCTTTACTTCGTGGATCCTTTTGAGGAAAGAAAGCGTCTGTCATCGAGTTTCAAGCCAGCAG GACATTGATGACCCGAACAGAGAAGGACCCGCCAACAGGATTATTTTTCCGATAATGGCACTCTTAGCTGGACTTCTGGGCGGAATTTTCGGAATAGGTGGTGGAATGCTTATAAGCCCACTCCTCCTGCAAGTGGGAATTGGCCCTGAG GTTACAGCAGCGACTTGCTCGTTCATGGTTTTCTTCTCATCCACGATGTCGGCGCTCCAGTATATCCTATTGGGGATGGAGCATACAGAGACCGCCctgatattttcctttatctgcTTCGTCGCGTCACTTGTGGGAATAATTGTGGTTCAGAGGGCCATAAGAGAATATGGGAGGGCGTCGCTCATCGTGTTCTCCGTCAGCATTGTGATGGGATTGAGTACGGTTCTCATCACCGGGTTTGGAGCTGTTGAGGTCTGGAACGACTACGTTTCAGGCAAGTATATGGGATTCAAACCTCCCTGTTGA